A part of Myxococcus landrumus genomic DNA contains:
- a CDS encoding AraC family transcriptional regulator — MTKTSFSGVPSLSARMARQALRIASKLGLPVEVLLQRASGLRLSDLDDPELRIPYAVLDDLLEQMVELSGDANLGLHVARVEVVDLDDPATFVVLTSATLRDSMERGCRYQRVWGDGERFQMEDTGVGVRMRFTPVGTWRPAHRHLVEAALSQFATGVRAFTGEDVLPLRVRFTHEAPADLREHEELFRCPLVFGAPFNDIEFSQEDARRPFVHADALLHRMFERLAQRELERLPEVLTTADRVREQVRQALSGGDASFGAVARALRVPTRTLQRRLAEEGQSYAAIVEALRRELSGIYLRRRMSIAEVSFLLGYAEPAAFHRAFKRWWGMSPERYRRENMPASP, encoded by the coding sequence GTGACGAAGACGTCCTTCAGTGGCGTGCCGTCGCTCTCCGCGCGCATGGCGCGTCAGGCGCTGCGCATCGCGAGCAAGCTGGGGTTGCCGGTGGAGGTGTTGCTCCAGCGCGCCTCGGGGCTGCGCTTGTCGGACCTGGATGACCCCGAGCTGCGCATCCCCTACGCCGTCCTCGACGACCTGCTGGAGCAGATGGTGGAGCTGTCCGGCGACGCGAACCTGGGGCTGCACGTGGCCCGCGTGGAGGTGGTGGACCTGGACGACCCGGCGACCTTCGTGGTCCTCACCAGCGCCACGTTGCGGGATTCGATGGAGCGCGGTTGCCGGTATCAGCGCGTCTGGGGCGATGGCGAGCGCTTCCAGATGGAGGACACCGGGGTGGGAGTGCGGATGCGCTTCACGCCCGTGGGGACGTGGCGCCCGGCGCACCGGCACCTCGTGGAGGCGGCGCTGAGCCAGTTCGCCACGGGCGTGCGAGCCTTCACGGGAGAGGACGTGCTCCCGCTGCGCGTCCGCTTCACGCATGAGGCCCCAGCGGACCTGCGTGAGCACGAGGAGCTGTTCCGGTGTCCCCTGGTGTTCGGCGCGCCTTTCAACGACATCGAGTTCTCACAGGAGGACGCGCGGCGCCCCTTCGTCCATGCGGACGCGCTGCTGCACCGCATGTTCGAGCGCCTGGCGCAGCGGGAGTTGGAGCGGCTCCCCGAGGTGCTGACCACCGCGGACCGGGTGCGCGAGCAGGTCCGACAGGCGCTCTCGGGCGGAGATGCGTCGTTCGGGGCCGTGGCGCGGGCGCTGCGAGTCCCGACTCGGACCCTCCAGCGCCGGCTCGCGGAAGAGGGGCAGTCCTATGCGGCCATCGTGGAGGCCCTTCGCCGTGAGCTCTCCGGCATCTACCTGCGACGGAGGATGTCCATCGCGGAGGTCTCCTTCCTGCTGGGCTATGCCGAGCCGGCCGCCTTCCACCGCGCCTTCAAGCGGTGGTGGGGCATGAGTCCGGAGCGCTACCGCCGCGAGAACATGCCGGCTTCGCCGTGA
- a CDS encoding YfbK domain-containing protein, translated as MKSVIPGALCGLLLLFALPVLAQNPATGGLMGSVLDSRSQLPISGVVVTVSSPELKAARKASTDVRGGYRLPALPPGLYTLRFEGDTFLPLVRHQVRVASGKTQRVDVRLLPDDSRGEGVKVAGIPPTLDVGSTTTGVTVDQQFIRRIAVARPRAGARPMRSYESLAEREDGPVSPSIPHVSYGITSSGIVLSAEAHDITRTPSPREPGTPASTLPAATVVAPPSSVPEDPSRLSPPNGARFFDMYFKGHGVNPTVNTEEERYSTFSVDTDSASYTLTRAYLERQALPDEQAVRVEEFVNSFDYGYSADPDALFGIHVDGFPSPVRKGYQVVRIGVKAREVLAAQRAPSHLVFVVDVSGSMEMENRLGLVKRALMMLVEELDERDLVSIVVYGSQAKVVVAPTSATEKARLFAAIDSLSSEGSTNAQAGMELGYRVASRRLLKGGINRVILCSDGVANNGITDADGIWARVKDFAAQGITLSTVGFGMGNYNDVLMERLAQVGEGQYAYVDGLKAAHRIFVENLTGTLQVVAKDVKLQVEFDPKDVSMYRLLGYENRMLRTEQFLDDRVDAGEVGAGHSVTALYEVKPREGATHLGTLRIRYKAPQGGDSKELKASLDVSWLRPSYQEASPATRLAYVASAFAEKLRGSYWTRPLTYAALLSLWEDLRASMTSREDVRELGELIRKASTLDTREDRFESFAPVKSMDFDREPSLPSEAPSPS; from the coding sequence ATGAAGTCTGTCATCCCGGGAGCGCTGTGCGGACTCCTCCTGTTGTTCGCGCTCCCCGTGCTGGCGCAGAACCCCGCAACGGGGGGCCTCATGGGCAGCGTGCTCGACTCGCGAAGCCAGCTCCCCATTTCAGGGGTGGTGGTGACGGTGTCCTCTCCGGAGCTCAAGGCCGCGAGGAAGGCCTCCACCGATGTCCGAGGCGGTTACCGGCTGCCCGCGCTCCCTCCGGGCCTCTATACGCTGCGCTTCGAGGGGGACACGTTCCTTCCCCTCGTCCGTCACCAGGTCCGCGTCGCCTCCGGCAAGACCCAGCGCGTGGATGTGAGGCTTCTGCCTGACGACAGTCGCGGCGAAGGCGTGAAGGTCGCTGGCATCCCCCCGACGCTCGACGTCGGGAGTACGACGACGGGCGTCACGGTGGACCAGCAGTTCATCCGGCGCATCGCCGTCGCCCGTCCCCGTGCCGGAGCGCGGCCCATGCGTTCCTATGAGTCCCTGGCCGAGCGGGAGGATGGGCCGGTTTCCCCCAGCATCCCCCACGTGAGCTACGGCATCACCTCGAGCGGCATCGTCCTGTCGGCCGAGGCCCACGACATCACCAGGACACCGTCGCCGCGCGAGCCTGGCACTCCCGCATCCACTCTTCCCGCCGCGACGGTCGTCGCTCCTCCTTCGTCCGTTCCGGAGGACCCCTCTCGATTGTCTCCGCCGAACGGTGCGCGGTTCTTCGACATGTACTTCAAGGGCCATGGCGTGAATCCCACGGTGAACACGGAGGAGGAGCGCTACTCCACGTTCTCCGTGGACACGGACTCGGCCTCATATACGCTGACGCGAGCCTATCTGGAACGGCAGGCCCTGCCGGACGAACAAGCCGTGCGAGTGGAGGAGTTCGTCAACAGCTTCGACTATGGCTATTCCGCGGACCCGGACGCTCTCTTTGGCATCCATGTGGACGGATTTCCGTCTCCGGTGCGAAAGGGCTATCAGGTGGTCCGCATTGGCGTGAAGGCTCGCGAGGTGCTCGCCGCCCAGCGTGCTCCGAGCCACCTGGTCTTCGTCGTCGACGTGTCCGGCTCCATGGAGATGGAGAACCGGCTGGGATTGGTGAAGCGTGCCCTGATGATGCTGGTGGAGGAGTTGGACGAACGGGACCTCGTGTCCATCGTCGTGTATGGCTCGCAAGCGAAGGTGGTGGTCGCGCCCACGAGTGCGACGGAGAAGGCGCGGCTGTTCGCGGCCATCGATTCGCTCTCCAGCGAGGGGTCCACCAACGCGCAGGCGGGCATGGAGCTGGGCTACCGGGTTGCGTCCAGGCGCCTGCTGAAGGGTGGCATCAACCGCGTCATCCTGTGTTCGGACGGCGTGGCGAACAACGGCATCACCGACGCGGATGGCATCTGGGCTCGCGTGAAGGACTTCGCGGCCCAGGGCATCACGTTGTCCACGGTGGGCTTCGGCATGGGCAACTACAACGACGTGCTGATGGAGCGGCTGGCCCAGGTGGGCGAGGGGCAATACGCCTACGTGGATGGACTGAAGGCGGCGCACCGCATCTTCGTGGAGAACCTCACCGGCACGCTCCAGGTGGTGGCCAAGGACGTGAAGCTCCAGGTGGAGTTCGACCCGAAGGACGTGTCGATGTACCGGTTGCTCGGGTACGAGAACCGCATGCTGCGGACCGAGCAGTTCCTCGACGACCGCGTGGACGCGGGTGAGGTGGGGGCGGGCCACTCCGTCACCGCGCTCTACGAGGTGAAGCCGCGCGAGGGCGCCACCCATCTGGGGACCCTGCGCATCCGCTACAAGGCGCCGCAAGGTGGGGACTCGAAGGAGCTGAAGGCGTCACTGGATGTCTCCTGGCTGCGGCCCTCCTACCAGGAGGCGTCTCCCGCCACCCGCCTGGCCTATGTGGCGTCCGCCTTCGCTGAGAAGCTGCGCGGCTCGTACTGGACACGCCCGCTCACCTACGCCGCGCTGCTGTCGTTGTGGGAAGACCTGAGGGCGTCCATGACGTCCCGCGAGGATGTGCGCGAGCTGGGGGAGCTCATCCGGAAGGCGAGCACCCTCGACACGCGCGAGGACCGCTTCGAGTCCTTCGCCCCCGTGAAGTCCATGGACTTCGACCGTGAGCCCTCGCTTCCCTCCGAGGCCCCCAGCCCTTCCTGA
- a CDS encoding M57 family metalloprotease: MFKKTAVIAVTCGALLAGCGGDPQAEQAVQDEIVSNLVQAGFPANDILVSDGDVYVGRDAHVTLEASREMLQATVASEEQYRTTNQVGTGVTKICVNPTADFSTYNMLSQGLDLAIANYNERGLRLTFARGPSTGCTANITAQTMGGTGGSAGFPSGGMPYGIINIGTGLNNYSADVNEHVITHELGHAIGFRHSDYYNRTISCNVGGDEGDAGVGAIHIPGTPTTAVVGGSVMNSCFRDSETGEWTGSDITALNALYGTTGVASCLTYSIPSYRGQNGTQIQCTCASATGGTVWGTDIYTDDSSVCDAAIHAGAIPATGGMVTLTIQQGQSSYTGSTRNGITTNAYGAWGGSFTVAGQTPPVTACSGYNFLSYRGQNGTQIRCSCPAVSGGTVWGTDLYTDDSNACAAGVHAGAIPASGGTMTVTIRPGQSSYTGSTRNGITTISYGAWGGSFSVSP; the protein is encoded by the coding sequence ATGTTCAAGAAGACAGCCGTCATTGCTGTCACCTGTGGCGCCTTGCTGGCCGGTTGCGGTGGTGACCCACAGGCGGAGCAAGCGGTGCAGGACGAGATTGTTTCCAATCTGGTTCAGGCAGGATTTCCCGCCAACGACATCCTGGTCTCCGACGGCGACGTGTACGTGGGTCGTGACGCCCACGTCACCCTCGAGGCCTCGCGCGAGATGCTCCAGGCCACCGTGGCGAGCGAGGAGCAGTACCGAACGACGAACCAGGTCGGCACGGGCGTGACGAAGATTTGCGTCAACCCCACCGCGGACTTCAGCACCTACAACATGCTGAGCCAGGGGCTGGACCTGGCCATCGCCAACTACAATGAGCGAGGGCTGCGGCTCACCTTCGCGCGCGGACCGAGCACCGGCTGTACGGCCAACATCACCGCGCAGACCATGGGTGGCACTGGCGGCTCCGCGGGCTTCCCGTCAGGCGGCATGCCCTACGGCATCATCAACATCGGCACGGGCCTGAACAACTACAGCGCGGATGTGAATGAGCACGTCATCACCCACGAGCTGGGCCATGCGATTGGCTTCCGCCACTCGGACTATTACAACCGCACCATCAGCTGCAACGTCGGCGGTGATGAGGGAGACGCGGGCGTGGGCGCCATCCACATCCCCGGGACACCCACGACGGCCGTCGTCGGCGGGTCGGTCATGAACTCCTGCTTCCGGGATTCCGAAACCGGAGAGTGGACCGGCTCCGACATCACCGCGCTGAATGCGCTCTATGGCACCACCGGGGTCGCCAGTTGCTTGACTTACAGCATCCCGTCCTACCGGGGGCAGAATGGGACGCAAATTCAATGCACCTGCGCCTCCGCGACTGGAGGGACGGTCTGGGGGACGGACATCTACACCGACGACTCGAGCGTCTGTGACGCGGCGATCCACGCGGGCGCGATTCCCGCCACGGGTGGAATGGTGACGCTCACCATCCAGCAAGGACAGAGCAGCTACACGGGCAGCACGCGCAATGGCATCACCACCAACGCCTATGGCGCCTGGGGCGGGAGCTTCACCGTCGCGGGCCAGACGCCGCCCGTCACGGCCTGCTCGGGCTACAACTTCCTGTCCTACCGGGGGCAGAACGGGACGCAGATTCGATGCAGCTGCCCCGCCGTGAGCGGAGGCACGGTGTGGGGGACGGACCTCTACACGGACGACTCGAATGCCTGCGCAGCCGGGGTGCACGCGGGAGCGATTCCCGCCAGCGGCGGGACAATGACTGTCACCATCCGCCCGGGACAGAGCAGCTACACGGGCAGCACGCGCAATGGCATCACCACCATCTCCTACGGTGCCTGGGGCGGGAGCTTCTCCGTCAGCCCGTAG
- a CDS encoding gliding motility protein produces the protein MKPTPGDVFAVFTPRINAYTAVQVTTLKLEGKSELAAVLALNWVGDTLPDAAAVAAMTPAIFDFFFWNAHCVHLWVSAEVPRGFTLVGNRPPLVVEDTKSYGGWPSGDNLYRQRQWEAIPKEKRDVFKALAANRDKQVVLKLGERELHRSKQRLDTEELQAAPQLSVFDVLPLLTSVNSDAPIPGLFEFIRGRPFVYESVIAKHGERIVDLRGAQLSRLGLDVTGVHELYLNDGLENLTLSGTVSPELTIHAEADGRYLTLFTRQLTTAWSGLTALDGLNLNPAKEVDVSVITRRFPNLTELRVWGAPGYLRNTAELAALPSLQMLTLSDMFGMAPDEFPGPDRLPNLGRLWLTSIPADLAASVKKDYKAAARDGLDLSVRQPRKAEWLAENLDNPFRIWDGAENITPAQAKKAATLYRQARSAALEAASEHKGSPPELVTALTPVVTTYTQGFNKLDARNTFIYTEEREHIYVALMGILDAVDERLKSVRGASADPVNRDALASVMDSIRDF, from the coding sequence ATGAAGCCCACACCGGGAGACGTCTTCGCTGTCTTTACACCGCGAATCAATGCCTACACCGCGGTCCAGGTGACCACCTTGAAGCTCGAGGGCAAGAGCGAGCTGGCGGCGGTGCTGGCCTTGAACTGGGTGGGCGACACGTTGCCCGACGCGGCGGCCGTGGCGGCGATGACTCCCGCCATCTTCGACTTCTTCTTCTGGAATGCGCACTGCGTCCATCTCTGGGTATCCGCGGAGGTTCCTCGCGGCTTCACCCTCGTGGGGAACCGGCCTCCGCTCGTCGTCGAGGACACGAAGAGCTACGGCGGCTGGCCTTCGGGTGACAATCTCTACCGTCAGCGGCAGTGGGAGGCCATCCCGAAGGAGAAGCGAGACGTCTTCAAGGCGCTGGCCGCCAATCGCGACAAACAGGTGGTGCTCAAGCTGGGAGAGAGAGAGCTGCACCGCTCGAAGCAGCGGCTCGATACGGAGGAGCTCCAGGCAGCGCCCCAGTTGTCGGTGTTCGACGTCCTGCCCCTCCTGACGTCCGTCAACAGCGATGCCCCCATCCCGGGCCTGTTCGAATTCATCCGTGGACGGCCGTTCGTCTATGAATCGGTCATCGCGAAGCACGGTGAGCGCATCGTGGATTTGCGCGGGGCACAACTGAGCCGGCTGGGATTGGATGTCACGGGGGTCCACGAGCTCTATTTGAACGACGGACTGGAGAACCTGACCCTGTCCGGCACGGTCAGCCCCGAGCTGACGATTCACGCCGAGGCCGATGGACGCTATCTGACGCTGTTCACGCGTCAGCTGACCACGGCCTGGTCCGGGCTGACGGCCCTGGACGGCCTGAATCTGAATCCAGCCAAGGAGGTGGATGTGTCGGTCATCACGCGGCGCTTCCCGAACCTGACCGAGCTGCGGGTCTGGGGGGCTCCTGGATATTTGAGGAACACCGCCGAACTGGCCGCGCTTCCCTCGCTCCAGATGCTGACCTTGAGCGACATGTTTGGCATGGCCCCCGACGAGTTCCCTGGCCCCGACCGCCTCCCCAACCTCGGAAGGCTCTGGCTGACCAGCATCCCCGCGGACCTCGCCGCATCCGTGAAGAAGGACTACAAGGCCGCGGCCCGTGACGGGCTGGACCTGTCCGTGCGGCAGCCGAGAAAGGCGGAGTGGCTGGCGGAGAACCTGGACAACCCCTTCCGCATCTGGGACGGGGCGGAGAACATCACTCCGGCCCAGGCGAAGAAGGCCGCGACGCTGTACCGGCAGGCCCGGTCGGCGGCACTGGAGGCGGCGTCCGAGCACAAGGGCTCCCCCCCGGAGCTCGTGACCGCGCTCACGCCCGTGGTGACGACCTACACCCAGGGCTTCAACAAGCTGGATGCACGAAACACCTTCATCTACACCGAGGAGCGCGAGCACATCTACGTCGCGCTGATGGGCATCCTCGACGCGGTGGATGAGCGGCTCAAGTCCGTGAGGGGTGCGTCGGCGGACCCCGTGAATCGCGACGCGCTGGCCTCCGTGATGGACTCGATTCGAGACTTCTGA
- a CDS encoding pyridoxal phosphate-dependent decarboxylase family protein: MTLDVDLPRFRKLLERSCEQVLSLYETLGERRVTHASTPQRIADRFTGPLPVEGRTPEEVLASDIPFIFEHSTLNISPRFFAYVMSGGSQVGIIAELLCAALNVNSAKWHLASSAAEIERAVIRWLSAFIGYREDAGGALVSGGSEANLYCLRVARDVKAPGAREEGCRLERPLTLYASTETHSCVTKSVEMLGIGSRNLRRIPVDAHFRVDVAKLEERIRQDLDAGMQPFCIVGSAGTVNTGSVDDLDALADVAARQGLWFHVDGAYGAAAASVGLTRELFKGLERADSIALDPHKWLQVPFDAGCALVRDWASLRHAFSYAAPYLKAKSDSVERWDWMGHTFQLSRGFRALKVWMQFQVHGSRKLLAVIEDNVRLMRRLAAELDESPDFERMAPVPLSIVCFRYKPAARPALSDDALDLLNDRLLEECERRGVYFLTGTKLQGHTALRACLVNHRTREAETRGLLAHLRALGEELMRRPEGP; the protein is encoded by the coding sequence ATGACTCTCGACGTCGACCTGCCACGGTTTCGCAAGCTGCTGGAGCGCTCATGTGAGCAGGTGCTCTCGCTCTACGAGACGCTCGGTGAGCGGCGGGTCACCCACGCGAGCACACCCCAGCGCATCGCGGACCGGTTCACCGGCCCCTTGCCGGTGGAGGGGCGAACGCCCGAGGAGGTCCTCGCCTCGGACATCCCCTTCATCTTCGAGCACTCCACGCTCAACATCAGCCCCCGGTTCTTCGCCTACGTGATGTCTGGCGGAAGCCAGGTGGGCATCATCGCGGAGCTGCTCTGCGCCGCCCTGAACGTGAACTCCGCCAAGTGGCACCTCGCCTCCTCGGCGGCCGAAATCGAACGCGCGGTCATCCGCTGGCTGTCGGCGTTCATCGGCTACCGCGAGGACGCGGGGGGCGCGCTGGTGAGCGGCGGCAGCGAGGCGAACCTCTACTGCCTCCGCGTCGCCCGAGATGTGAAGGCGCCTGGCGCGCGGGAGGAAGGCTGCCGCCTCGAGCGCCCCCTGACGCTCTATGCCTCCACGGAGACCCACTCCTGTGTCACCAAGTCGGTGGAGATGCTCGGCATCGGGAGCCGGAACCTGAGGAGAATCCCCGTCGATGCGCACTTCCGGGTCGACGTGGCGAAATTGGAGGAACGGATTCGCCAGGACCTGGACGCGGGCATGCAGCCGTTCTGCATCGTGGGCAGCGCGGGGACCGTCAACACCGGCAGCGTGGATGACCTCGACGCGCTGGCGGACGTGGCCGCGCGACAGGGCCTCTGGTTCCACGTCGACGGAGCCTATGGGGCCGCGGCGGCCTCGGTGGGCCTCACGCGGGAGCTGTTCAAGGGATTGGAGCGCGCGGACTCCATCGCCTTGGACCCGCACAAGTGGCTCCAGGTGCCGTTCGACGCGGGCTGCGCGCTGGTGCGGGACTGGGCCAGCCTCCGTCACGCCTTCAGCTACGCGGCCCCCTACCTCAAGGCGAAGAGTGACAGCGTGGAGCGCTGGGATTGGATGGGCCACACCTTCCAACTGTCGCGTGGTTTCAGGGCGCTCAAGGTCTGGATGCAGTTCCAGGTGCACGGAAGCCGCAAGCTCCTGGCCGTCATCGAGGACAACGTGCGCCTCATGCGGCGGCTCGCGGCGGAGCTGGATGAGTCGCCAGACTTCGAGCGGATGGCGCCCGTCCCGCTGTCCATCGTCTGTTTCCGCTACAAGCCTGCCGCCCGGCCCGCGCTGAGTGACGACGCGCTGGACCTCTTGAATGACCGGCTCCTCGAGGAGTGCGAGCGACGCGGGGTCTATTTCCTGACGGGCACGAAGCTGCAGGGCCACACCGCGCTCCGTGCATGTCTGGTCAATCACCGCACCCGTGAGGCGGAGACGCGGGGCCTGCTCGCGCACCTGCGCGCCTTGGGGGAGGAATTGATGCGTCGCCCAGAGGGGCCCTAA
- a CDS encoding haloalkane dehalogenase yields the protein MTPSPISADFPFTHHFVEVHGSRMAYVDEGQGDPILFLHGNPTSSYLWRNIIPHVKGLGRCIAPDLIGMGRSDKPDLAYRFADHARYLDGFISALGLKRITLVLHDWGSALGLDWAMRNEDKVRGLAFMEAFLSPLSGWEQFPAKARDLFRAFRTPGVGESLVMDQNVFVEKILPGSIVRGLTPEELAQYRAPFPDRASRRPTLAWPNEIPIDGHPADVADIVVRYREALRRSSLPKLLFAVEPGVLLPPPLVAWCRENLPRLEVIELGQGLHYIQEDHPQAIGQGLADWLRRQPA from the coding sequence ATGACCCCGTCCCCCATCTCCGCCGACTTTCCGTTCACCCACCACTTCGTCGAGGTCCATGGCTCCCGCATGGCCTATGTCGATGAAGGCCAGGGCGACCCCATCCTGTTCCTCCATGGCAATCCCACGTCCTCGTATCTGTGGCGCAACATCATCCCGCATGTGAAGGGATTGGGCCGCTGCATCGCTCCGGACCTCATCGGCATGGGGCGCTCGGACAAGCCGGACCTGGCGTACCGCTTCGCCGACCACGCGCGCTATCTCGACGGCTTCATCTCCGCGCTGGGGCTCAAGCGAATCACCCTGGTGCTTCATGACTGGGGTTCGGCGCTCGGTCTGGATTGGGCCATGCGAAACGAGGACAAGGTCCGGGGCCTGGCCTTCATGGAGGCGTTCCTGTCACCGCTGTCGGGCTGGGAGCAGTTCCCCGCCAAGGCGCGGGACCTGTTCCGCGCGTTCCGAACGCCCGGCGTCGGTGAGTCGCTGGTGATGGACCAGAATGTCTTCGTGGAGAAGATTCTCCCGGGCTCCATCGTGCGAGGGCTGACGCCGGAGGAGCTGGCCCAATACCGGGCGCCCTTCCCAGACCGGGCGTCGCGGCGGCCGACCCTGGCGTGGCCCAACGAGATTCCCATCGACGGCCACCCCGCGGACGTCGCGGACATCGTCGTGCGTTATCGCGAGGCACTCCGCCGCTCGTCGCTCCCCAAGCTGCTCTTCGCCGTCGAGCCGGGCGTCCTCCTGCCTCCGCCGCTCGTGGCGTGGTGCCGGGAGAACCTGCCGCGCCTGGAGGTCATCGAGCTGGGGCAGGGGCTGCACTACATCCAGGAGGACCATCCTCAGGCCATCGGGCAGGGGCTGGCGGACTGGCTTCGCCGGCAGCCGGCTTGA
- a CDS encoding aminotransferase-like domain-containing protein — MSPKKYEQLAAELELRISTHQVKPGERLSSVRELGRMKQVGVNTVVRALEILEDKGLIVSKPQSGFYVLGPRVPSSVTQPRMRLSLPREVAVPELVSTVFESARHRELLPLGAACLAPELYPCESINRITRRVVREQPRLVGSYELPPGNFEYLRQVSRRLEKFGAFVAPSELVATHGTMESLGLALRATCAPGDTVLIESPQYFGILQALQQLRLKVVELPTHPIDGVSLEQVEQVLQRHDIAAGLFTPNFSNPLGALMSDEKKAALVELFARYDLPLIEDDIYADLSFQGLRPRPLKAWDARGSVLTCASFSKTVSPGLKVGWLAPGRYVEKVKALQLASTMGCGSLSQQVMARFLASKEYERHLAELRLHCSVQVERISRHVLAHFPEGTRTTTPQGGFVLWVELPKRVDSVELYRRALEEGISTSPGTLFSTRERYRNYLRINCGNRWTATLEQGLLRLARLATAL, encoded by the coding sequence ATGTCCCCGAAGAAATACGAACAGCTGGCGGCCGAGCTGGAGCTGCGAATCTCCACCCACCAGGTGAAGCCCGGTGAGCGCTTGAGCTCCGTTCGTGAGCTGGGGCGCATGAAGCAGGTGGGGGTGAACACCGTGGTCCGAGCGCTCGAGATTCTGGAGGACAAGGGGCTCATCGTGTCGAAGCCGCAGTCGGGCTTCTATGTGTTGGGGCCTCGGGTTCCCTCCAGCGTGACGCAGCCGAGGATGCGCCTGTCTCTTCCCCGGGAGGTGGCCGTCCCGGAGCTGGTCTCCACGGTCTTCGAGTCCGCGCGGCACCGGGAGCTGCTCCCCTTGGGGGCCGCGTGCCTGGCCCCCGAGCTCTACCCGTGTGAGTCCATCAATCGCATCACCCGGCGCGTGGTGCGTGAGCAGCCCCGGCTGGTGGGCTCCTACGAGCTGCCACCGGGAAACTTCGAGTACCTCCGGCAGGTGTCGCGCCGGCTGGAGAAGTTCGGCGCCTTCGTGGCGCCCTCGGAGCTGGTCGCCACCCACGGCACCATGGAGTCGCTCGGGCTGGCGCTGCGGGCGACGTGTGCCCCCGGGGACACCGTCCTCATCGAGTCCCCGCAGTACTTCGGCATCCTCCAGGCCCTCCAGCAACTGCGGCTCAAGGTCGTGGAGCTCCCCACGCATCCCATCGACGGTGTCTCATTGGAGCAGGTGGAGCAGGTCCTTCAGCGTCACGACATCGCGGCGGGCCTCTTCACGCCCAACTTCAGCAACCCCCTGGGCGCGCTGATGAGCGACGAGAAGAAGGCCGCGCTCGTCGAACTCTTCGCTCGCTATGACTTGCCCCTCATCGAGGATGACATCTACGCGGACCTGTCCTTCCAGGGCCTGCGCCCCAGGCCGCTGAAGGCCTGGGATGCACGGGGGAGCGTCCTGACGTGCGCATCCTTCTCCAAGACAGTCTCACCCGGGCTCAAGGTGGGGTGGCTCGCGCCGGGGCGTTACGTGGAGAAGGTCAAGGCGCTCCAGCTCGCCTCGACGATGGGGTGCGGCTCGTTGTCGCAGCAGGTGATGGCCCGCTTCCTGGCATCCAAGGAGTACGAGCGGCACCTCGCGGAGCTGCGCTTGCACTGCTCGGTGCAGGTGGAGCGCATCTCCCGCCACGTCCTGGCCCACTTCCCCGAAGGCACCCGCACCACGACGCCCCAAGGCGGCTTCGTGCTCTGGGTGGAGCTTCCCAAGCGCGTGGACTCGGTGGAGCTGTACCGCCGGGCGCTGGAGGAAGGGATTTCCACGTCGCCGGGGACCTTGTTTTCGACGCGTGAGCGATACCGCAATTATCTCCGTATCAACTGCGGGAACCGTTGGACGGCGACGCTCGAGCAGGGACTGCTCCGGCTGGCCCGGCTCGCGACCGCCCTTTAG
- a CDS encoding RNA polymerase sigma factor, protein MTNTFSDVTNELVAQAAEGDARAVEAIVRVLGRPIYNVALRMLLDRQDAEDATQESLIRIMTRLAQFRGESRFSTWAWSIAVRRILDFRQQKASSARASFEAFAEDLAEGRDEHAVERTEDAILHQQLKLRCGRALLQCLDADHRIAFVLGELLEVPSNDAAEILDIEPAAFRKRLSRARTALSDFLNKQCGVVNPSAPCACHRRLGRALEKGRVEPAALPDESLPALRARMSTLSELRRVTAFYRSEPDSTNRTDFVATLRSMLGQLH, encoded by the coding sequence ATGACGAACACCTTTTCGGACGTGACGAACGAGCTGGTCGCGCAAGCCGCCGAGGGCGATGCCCGGGCGGTCGAGGCGATTGTCCGCGTGCTCGGGCGCCCCATCTACAACGTGGCCCTGCGCATGTTGTTGGACCGGCAGGATGCGGAGGACGCCACCCAGGAGTCGCTGATTCGCATCATGACCCGCCTGGCCCAGTTCCGGGGCGAGTCACGCTTCTCCACCTGGGCCTGGAGCATCGCCGTCCGCAGGATTCTGGACTTCCGCCAGCAGAAAGCCTCCTCCGCGCGCGCCTCCTTCGAGGCGTTCGCGGAGGACCTGGCCGAGGGCCGCGACGAGCACGCCGTCGAGCGCACCGAGGACGCCATCCTCCACCAGCAGCTCAAGCTGCGGTGTGGCCGGGCGCTCCTCCAATGCCTGGACGCGGACCACCGCATCGCCTTCGTCCTCGGTGAGCTGCTCGAGGTGCCCTCGAACGACGCCGCCGAGATTCTCGACATCGAGCCGGCCGCCTTCCGCAAGCGCTTGAGCCGGGCGCGGACCGCGCTGTCGGACTTCCTGAACAAGCAGTGCGGCGTCGTGAATCCCTCGGCACCGTGCGCGTGTCATCGACGCCTGGGCCGTGCGCTCGAGAAGGGCCGTGTCGAGCCCGCCGCGCTCCCGGACGAGAGCCTTCCTGCACTGCGCGCCCGCATGTCGACGCTGTCCGAGCTCCGGCGCGTCACCGCCTTCTACCGAAGTGAGCCTGACTCCACGAACCGCACCGACTTCGTCGCGACCCTGCGCTCGATGCTCGGCCAACTCCACTGA